CAAGGGGCTGGGAGAAAACACAGTTTTCTCCCAGCCCCTTGTTGTATTCCCGAATGCTAGACAGAAAACGTGGTCAATAACCGCAGACCTAGTGCCTAAGCAGGCCGAAGAACAGTGCGTTTCGCACTAACCGTTCGTCCTAGCTTAGTCATACGACCTGCCGAGAAGGTTATTTTCCACTCTCTTTTGCGTTTATTTAATTCGTTGGTCGAGCAGGGCGTTAATGGTCCGCAAAACGCCGCTCTCATTATTGGTGTGGGTAGTGACGTTAGCCGCTTGTCCTTGAATGAAGGGCGCCGCGTTTTTCATCGCGTAGGATTGGGGCGTCATTGTCAAAAGGCCAAGGTCGTTTTCGTTATCGCCAAAGGTCACCACGTGCTCAGCCTCTACCCGTTCTTGGTCGGTGAGGGTCAGTAGGGCGCCCTGTTTAGTGGCCGAAGCGAGGCCGATTTGGGAGGTGTGAAAGCCCGAGTTTTCCAGGGCGAGGCCGGCGGGTAAGTGAGCGGTTAGCCAGGCGGTGGCCGCTTGCCAGTCAACGGTCGGGCTAAAGGTCACCGAGACCCGGGTTAATTGGTCATCGACCAGGGTTGCCACCTGCCGCAAGTCCGAAACGGCGATCACCTTCTCATAAAAGGTTTTAACGATTGCCCGATTAGTGGGGGACATCGACTGGTCAATGTAAGAGGCGTTAACCCCGGAGACTACCAGTTGTGCTAGTTGGCCCGCTGCAAAG
The nucleotide sequence above comes from Limosilactobacillus fermentum. Encoded proteins:
- a CDS encoding HAD hydrolase family protein produces the protein MATKIKMIVTDMDGTFLNDAHGYDHQLFSKTYTRMVTAKIPLVIASGSSYHRLTREFANQVDQLTFISQNGAVVHLGRQLLSVSPLTNALITDVLALITDHFAAGQLAQLVVSGVNASYIDQSMSPTNRAIVKTFYEKVIAVSDLRQVATLVDDQLTRVSVTFSPTVDWQAATAWLTAHLPAGLALENSGFHTSQIGLASATKQGALLTLTDQERVEAEHVVTFGDNENDLGLLTMTPQSYAMKNAAPFIQGQAANVTTHTNNESGVLRTINALLDQRIK